One Chromobacterium paludis genomic window carries:
- a CDS encoding TonB-dependent receptor plug domain-containing protein, whose amino-acid sequence MKVKILAQAIAAIGLLGSGFAHAADAADNQLERVTVVGSNIKRINKEGPSRVEVIKRDEVEQTGAKTAAEALAAITTGSDVVLGEESNSFTAGAAQVGLRRMGSKNTLVLLNGRRIAAYGFAAFDTSFVDLNSIPLSAIDEIQVLYDGASAIYGSDAVAGVVNFKTKQNFQGVRSNATYTQNFAGDGASTVAGVSAGFGDIRKDKQNLLLSLDVTHSEPTYASKHEATRSKDHRRFGGTDDRPVSYFPGTYIYSQTDAHTHAMPGCQGEVSIDDRGDEACRNDINRDMLAPRITRAGASAQYNFQINDNSTLFSELSYYQTESYFSDGSLAISGYDHPIQPGDSAYRAGLGGNTAGGPLRVNRAVYDGPDGYKKTELGAWRGLIGARMTRGDWDSEVGYTYSSNQTKQTDQVLRKDKITDAFQNGGYDPFAMWNPASVVNPLFATVKRDGKATLSMLDFKMSNPTLFTLPAGAAGFAWGASLMRETANDNPDPLLVANLIEGRGATSASGGRSVQSVFGELSIPAAKKLELQLALRYDKYSDFGSTTNPKLAFSYQPLNEVLIRGGYTTNFKAPSLQQLHMGPSRAYAPNYLQDWDRCVPLGYGPGQCKYSPELKVVSNPNLKPERSQNFSFGLVLQPTADLSASFDWYQIKQKDVIQGLDPQYIIDHEDSDPDLAALIERDPRNPALEAKYPGLNKGRLKRITDPFVNVGKVDTSGIDTDIKYAIKLGDLGKLTFRNQNSYLLSYKQSEVAGMEMTQRKNSRYYPNWDNRLTVEYEIGKWDTLVTAHTNARVHDVTEGNKIPSNPDTYVPSYTTYNLAITYRLNKSGKVTLGVNNLFGKDSPFSVDKNDFVGLSTGRSGFVGIEYRLK is encoded by the coding sequence ATGAAGGTCAAGATTCTGGCCCAGGCGATCGCCGCCATCGGCCTGCTGGGGAGCGGCTTTGCCCACGCCGCCGATGCTGCAGACAACCAATTGGAACGGGTAACCGTAGTTGGCTCCAATATCAAGAGAATCAATAAAGAAGGCCCGTCGCGTGTGGAGGTGATCAAACGCGACGAAGTGGAACAGACTGGCGCCAAAACCGCCGCCGAGGCACTGGCCGCGATTACGACCGGCTCAGATGTTGTACTGGGCGAGGAAAGCAATAGCTTCACTGCAGGCGCGGCTCAAGTCGGACTGCGCCGCATGGGAAGCAAGAACACTCTGGTATTGTTGAATGGGCGCCGTATAGCCGCCTATGGTTTTGCGGCTTTCGACACCAGCTTTGTCGACTTGAACTCCATTCCACTCTCCGCCATCGACGAGATCCAAGTACTGTACGATGGAGCCTCCGCCATTTACGGCTCGGATGCCGTCGCCGGGGTCGTCAACTTCAAAACCAAACAAAACTTCCAAGGCGTACGCAGCAACGCTACCTACACGCAGAACTTTGCCGGAGACGGAGCCTCGACCGTAGCGGGCGTGTCCGCTGGTTTTGGTGATATTCGCAAAGACAAGCAAAACCTGCTGCTGTCATTGGATGTCACGCACTCGGAACCGACTTATGCGAGCAAGCATGAGGCCACGCGCAGCAAGGATCACCGACGATTCGGCGGAACCGATGATCGCCCTGTAAGCTATTTCCCCGGCACGTATATCTATTCGCAAACCGATGCGCACACGCATGCCATGCCGGGATGCCAGGGTGAAGTCTCCATCGACGACCGTGGAGATGAAGCCTGCCGCAATGATATCAATCGCGACATGCTCGCGCCTCGCATCACTCGCGCGGGTGCCAGCGCACAATACAACTTTCAAATAAATGACAACAGCACGCTCTTTTCCGAGCTTAGCTACTACCAGACAGAGTCCTACTTCTCCGATGGTTCCTTGGCCATCTCCGGTTATGACCATCCGATTCAGCCTGGCGATTCGGCTTATCGCGCTGGCCTGGGAGGAAATACGGCAGGCGGCCCCTTGCGCGTCAACCGTGCGGTATACGATGGCCCGGATGGTTACAAAAAAACTGAACTTGGTGCATGGCGCGGCCTGATCGGTGCTCGAATGACACGCGGCGACTGGGACTCTGAGGTCGGCTATACCTATAGCAGCAACCAAACCAAGCAGACTGATCAGGTGTTGCGCAAGGACAAAATCACTGATGCCTTCCAAAATGGAGGGTACGATCCCTTTGCCATGTGGAACCCGGCCAGCGTTGTGAATCCGCTGTTTGCTACCGTAAAGCGTGACGGAAAAGCCACGTTGTCCATGCTCGACTTCAAGATGTCGAATCCCACGCTGTTTACCTTGCCGGCCGGCGCGGCAGGATTCGCTTGGGGTGCCAGCCTGATGCGTGAGACCGCCAATGACAACCCCGATCCCTTGCTGGTTGCCAATTTAATCGAGGGTCGAGGCGCCACTTCTGCCTCTGGCGGCCGCTCCGTGCAATCTGTATTCGGCGAGCTCAGCATCCCTGCAGCCAAAAAACTCGAGTTGCAATTGGCTCTTCGCTATGACAAATACAGCGACTTTGGCAGCACCACGAACCCTAAGCTGGCATTTTCATACCAGCCGTTGAACGAGGTGCTGATTCGCGGCGGCTACACCACCAACTTCAAGGCCCCCTCGCTGCAACAACTGCATATGGGTCCCAGCCGGGCCTACGCGCCCAACTATCTCCAAGACTGGGATCGCTGTGTCCCGCTTGGCTATGGCCCTGGGCAGTGTAAATATTCGCCAGAGTTGAAAGTTGTCAGCAATCCAAACCTGAAGCCAGAGCGCTCCCAGAATTTCTCGTTTGGCCTGGTTCTTCAGCCCACCGCTGATCTTTCCGCCAGCTTTGATTGGTATCAGATCAAACAAAAGGACGTAATCCAAGGTCTTGACCCGCAATACATTATCGACCATGAGGACTCCGATCCGGACCTCGCGGCCCTGATCGAGCGCGACCCGCGCAATCCCGCGCTCGAAGCCAAGTATCCAGGCCTGAACAAGGGCAGACTGAAACGCATTACCGACCCCTTCGTGAATGTAGGCAAGGTTGATACATCGGGAATCGATACGGATATTAAGTACGCTATCAAGCTGGGCGATCTCGGCAAGCTGACATTCCGCAACCAAAATAGCTACCTACTTAGCTACAAGCAGTCTGAGGTCGCAGGCATGGAGATGACTCAGCGCAAGAATAGCCGTTACTATCCGAACTGGGATAACCGCCTCACGGTGGAATATGAGATTGGAAAGTGGGACACGTTGGTGACCGCCCATACCAATGCCCGCGTTCACGATGTGACAGAAGGCAATAAAATTCCGTCCAATCCGGACACCTATGTTCCGTCCTATACCACTTACAATTTGGCCATAACATACAGATTGAACAAGTCTGGTAAAGTGACGCTGGGCGTCAATAACCTGTTTGGCAAAGATTCACCCTTCTCGGTCGATAAAAATGACTTTGTCGGCCTATCGACAGGGCGATCTGGCTTTGTAGGCATAGAGTATCGGCTGAAATAA
- a CDS encoding TonB-dependent receptor: protein MKVKILAQAIAAIGLLGSGFAHAADTSDNQLERVTITGSNIKRSIKQEKALPVTILKTEDLAKQGLTTVEQVVNSIAANQSTQGASYAVGASTGGGAFASLRGLGNQYTLVLLDGRRMANQAIDGTSADLNAIPLSAIDRVEVLLDGASAIYGTDAIGGVMNFITKKSVQGLTVGGSFANPQHGGGDEKRLNASYGLGNLGKDGFNVYGAIDYLKQDMIMASQRGFASTITPATDTSPSTNAWPGNYYDSVKKKWVTPSAPNCRPPYSQYIGGICKEYFPLYTGITPQVEQISGIMRATKSIGDNHELSLQYTRTETITTSQSAPLPTSGDITRANATDPTKRDKLYVRTVPLGNRETEANAVTQRLMLNLEGLVAGWDYRAGIGRSENLIKENLTSGYVSKSKMQAAVDSGALDPFDLSGNNLAAWRAVGMTGQTKEAKSTIDMADAKVSKEVFDLPAGKLGVALGAEVRRESLSTVYNKAVTRVALSTGQDKTEDSSGSRSAYAIYGEADVPVLKNLDVQLAARYDHYSDTDSSLNPKVAFKFQPDEKVMFRGSASTGFRAPSLYNIYRPNQLQLTSRSYVDPVACPNGVQNPGTDGNACNKVQRNKRIAGNPSLQPEKSSSLSFGMVIEPVKDFTASADLWWTMIRDQISILDESLIFKNTSKYSDRLVADAKGNLDYIIDDYSNLGNLSASGVDLKLSWTLPKTQVGVFTLSLDGTYLAKYKYQNEKGGEYFSNVGVFIDGAPTFRWQHNLSLNWMRGPWSAILSQNYKSGYTDENPNDETHMVKPYSTWNLSTSYTWNKQLTVTAGVKNLFDQEPPFSNQITRSTQMNYDPRLTDPTGRSFFLKGSYKM from the coding sequence ATGAAGGTCAAGATTCTGGCCCAGGCGATCGCCGCTATCGGCCTGCTGGGGAGCGGCTTTGCCCACGCCGCCGATACATCGGACAACCAGCTGGAGCGCGTGACCATCACCGGCTCCAACATCAAGCGCAGCATCAAGCAGGAAAAGGCGCTGCCGGTCACCATCCTGAAGACCGAGGATCTGGCTAAGCAGGGCCTGACCACGGTGGAACAGGTGGTCAACAGCATCGCCGCCAACCAGTCCACGCAAGGCGCTTCTTACGCGGTGGGCGCCTCTACAGGCGGCGGCGCCTTCGCCAGCCTGCGCGGCCTGGGCAACCAATACACCCTGGTGCTGCTGGACGGCCGCCGCATGGCCAACCAGGCGATCGACGGCACCTCTGCTGACCTGAACGCCATTCCGCTGTCCGCCATCGACCGTGTGGAAGTGCTGCTGGACGGCGCCTCCGCCATCTACGGCACCGACGCCATCGGCGGCGTGATGAACTTCATCACCAAGAAAAGTGTGCAAGGCCTGACCGTGGGCGGCAGCTTCGCCAACCCGCAACATGGCGGCGGCGACGAAAAGCGCCTCAACGCCTCCTATGGCCTGGGCAACCTGGGTAAAGATGGCTTCAATGTTTACGGCGCCATCGATTATTTGAAACAAGACATGATCATGGCCAGCCAGCGCGGCTTTGCCAGCACCATCACGCCGGCCACCGACACCTCGCCTAGCACCAACGCCTGGCCGGGCAACTATTACGACAGCGTGAAGAAAAAATGGGTCACCCCGTCCGCGCCTAACTGCCGCCCGCCGTACTCGCAATATATTGGCGGCATCTGCAAGGAATACTTCCCGCTTTATACCGGCATCACGCCCCAGGTGGAGCAAATCTCGGGCATCATGCGCGCGACCAAGAGCATAGGCGATAATCACGAGCTGTCGCTGCAATACACGCGCACCGAAACCATCACCACCTCGCAAAGCGCGCCGCTGCCCACATCCGGCGACATCACCCGCGCCAACGCGACCGATCCGACGAAGCGCGACAAGCTGTACGTCCGTACCGTGCCGCTGGGCAACCGCGAAACCGAGGCCAATGCCGTCACTCAGCGGCTGATGCTGAATCTGGAAGGCCTGGTCGCCGGCTGGGACTACCGCGCCGGCATCGGCCGCTCGGAAAACCTGATCAAGGAAAACCTGACCTCGGGTTACGTCAGCAAGAGCAAGATGCAGGCCGCCGTCGACAGCGGCGCGCTGGATCCGTTTGACCTCAGCGGCAACAACTTGGCCGCCTGGCGCGCCGTCGGCATGACCGGCCAGACCAAGGAAGCCAAGTCCACCATAGATATGGCCGACGCCAAGGTCAGCAAGGAAGTGTTCGACCTGCCGGCAGGCAAGCTGGGTGTGGCTTTGGGCGCGGAAGTGCGCCGGGAAAGCCTGAGCACCGTCTACAACAAGGCGGTGACGCGCGTTGCGCTGAGCACCGGCCAGGACAAGACGGAAGACTCGTCGGGCAGCCGCTCCGCCTATGCCATCTATGGCGAAGCCGACGTGCCGGTACTGAAGAACCTGGACGTGCAGCTGGCCGCCCGTTACGACCACTACAGCGATACCGACAGCTCGCTGAACCCCAAGGTGGCGTTCAAGTTCCAGCCCGATGAAAAAGTGATGTTCCGCGGCTCCGCCAGCACCGGCTTCCGCGCGCCCTCGCTGTACAACATCTACCGTCCGAACCAGCTGCAGCTGACCTCGCGTTCCTATGTGGATCCGGTGGCCTGCCCGAACGGCGTGCAGAATCCGGGCACCGACGGCAACGCCTGCAACAAGGTGCAACGCAACAAGCGCATCGCCGGCAACCCAAGCTTGCAGCCGGAAAAATCGTCCTCGCTGTCGTTTGGCATGGTGATCGAGCCGGTCAAGGACTTCACCGCCAGCGCCGACCTGTGGTGGACCATGATCCGCGACCAGATCAGCATCCTGGATGAAAGCCTGATCTTCAAAAACACCTCTAAGTACTCGGACCGCCTGGTTGCGGATGCCAAGGGCAATCTGGATTACATCATCGATGACTACTCCAACCTCGGCAATCTGAGCGCATCCGGCGTGGACCTGAAGCTGAGCTGGACCCTGCCCAAGACCCAGGTCGGCGTGTTCACCCTGTCCCTGGACGGCACCTACCTGGCCAAGTACAAATACCAGAACGAGAAGGGCGGCGAGTACTTCAGCAATGTTGGCGTCTTCATCGATGGCGCGCCTACCTTCCGCTGGCAGCACAATCTCTCGCTGAACTGGATGCGGGGCCCGTGGAGCGCCATTCTGTCGCAGAACTACAAGTCCGGTTACACCGATGAAAACCCGAACGACGAGACCCATATGGTCAAGCCGTACTCCACTTGGAACCTGTCGACTTCCTACACCTGGAACAAGCAGCTGACCGTGACCGCCGGCGTGAAGAACCTGTTCGACCAGGAGCCGCCGTTCTCCAATCAGATCACGCGCTCGACCCAGATGAACTACGATCCGCGTCTGACCGACCCGACCGGCCGCAGCTTCTTCCTGAAGGGTTCGTACAAGATGTAA
- a CDS encoding GNAT family N-acetyltransferase, with the protein MANRIAWHCHGFDDFTPRALYQALQLRDQVFVVEQQSIYGDVDGVDTHCLHLSGRDDGDQLVAYARLIAPGRKYPDAAAIGRVVVAPQARGQGLGKALMAQAVAQCHIHFPGRAIMLSAQCDASALYAGFGFQPVSEPYDDGGILHVDMRREG; encoded by the coding sequence ATGGCAAACCGAATAGCGTGGCACTGCCACGGTTTTGACGACTTCACGCCGCGCGCGCTGTACCAGGCGCTGCAACTGCGCGACCAGGTATTCGTGGTGGAGCAGCAGTCCATCTACGGCGACGTGGACGGCGTGGACACCCACTGCCTGCACCTGAGCGGACGCGACGACGGGGACCAACTGGTCGCCTACGCGCGGCTGATCGCGCCGGGACGGAAATACCCGGACGCGGCGGCCATCGGCCGGGTGGTGGTGGCGCCGCAGGCGCGCGGCCAGGGCCTGGGCAAGGCCTTGATGGCGCAGGCGGTGGCGCAGTGCCACATCCATTTTCCGGGCCGCGCCATCATGCTGTCCGCGCAGTGCGACGCCAGCGCGCTGTACGCCGGTTTCGGCTTCCAGCCGGTGTCCGAGCCGTACGACGACGGCGGGATACTGCATGTGGATATGAGGCGGGAGGGGTAG
- the parC gene encoding DNA topoisomerase IV subunit A, whose product MSDHDLFDSPAGDLTPPPPAAPQADSGDWIPLDLYAERAYLEYAMSVVKGRALPEVADGQKPVQRRILYAMRDMGLAHGAKPVKSARVVGEILGKYHPHGDSSAYEALVRMAQDFTLRYPLIDGQGNFGSRDGDGAAAMRYTEARLTPIAELLLSEIDMGTVDFVPNYDGAFDEPSLLPARLPMVLLNGASGIAVGMATEIPPHNLTEVAGACVALLDDPTLDTAALMQYIPGPDFPGGGQIITPAADIQSAYETGRGSVRVRAKWEIDKLARGQWRAIVTELPPGSSAQKVLAEIEEATNPKLKAGKKQLSQDQQNLKKLMLDLLDRVRDESDSENPVRLVFEPKSSRQDPDEFMNILLAQTSLEGNASLNLVMIGLDGRPGQKGLKPILSEWIDFRRATVTRRLAHRLAQVDKRIHILEGRMIAFIHIDEVIRVIRESDEPKPDLIKAFGLTEIQAEDILEIRLRQLARLEGFKLEKELSELREEREGLRHILDTPDALTKLIRDEIQADAAKYGDKRRSEIKAAERAVLTQTTADEPVTLILSQKGWIRARVGHNLELETLSFKDGDALAAAVETRTVWNAIVLDHNGRAYTIDPATVPTGRGDGVPVASLVDLQDGAKPAQLISGPDDARFVVAGSGGYGFIAKIADMAGRVKAGKAFITLDAQETVLEPVRLPAAPLDTLQLVAASDAGRLLAFPAAELKELAKGRGLMLLALDEGARMTAVGLVAGDKALLSTTSVRGKVADEKIALEEFVAKRAKKGKLMPKKWLVSAIRELPM is encoded by the coding sequence ATGAGCGACCACGATCTCTTCGACTCCCCGGCCGGCGACCTGACGCCGCCGCCTCCGGCCGCGCCGCAAGCCGACAGCGGCGACTGGATTCCGCTGGACCTGTACGCCGAGCGCGCCTACCTGGAATACGCGATGAGCGTGGTCAAGGGCCGCGCGCTGCCTGAGGTGGCCGACGGCCAGAAGCCGGTGCAGCGCCGCATCCTGTACGCCATGCGCGACATGGGCCTGGCCCACGGCGCCAAGCCGGTGAAGTCCGCCCGCGTGGTGGGCGAAATCCTGGGCAAATACCACCCGCACGGCGATAGCTCGGCCTACGAAGCGCTGGTGCGCATGGCGCAGGACTTCACCTTGCGCTACCCGCTGATCGACGGCCAGGGCAACTTCGGCAGCCGCGACGGCGACGGCGCGGCCGCCATGCGTTACACCGAAGCGCGGCTGACGCCCATCGCCGAGCTGTTGCTGTCTGAAATCGACATGGGCACGGTGGACTTCGTTCCCAACTACGACGGCGCCTTCGACGAGCCTTCGCTGCTGCCGGCCCGCCTGCCCATGGTGCTGCTCAACGGCGCGTCCGGCATCGCGGTGGGCATGGCGACGGAGATCCCGCCGCACAATCTGACCGAAGTGGCCGGCGCCTGCGTGGCGCTGCTGGATGATCCGACGCTGGACACCGCCGCGCTGATGCAATACATCCCCGGCCCGGACTTTCCCGGCGGCGGCCAGATCATCACCCCGGCGGCCGACATCCAGTCCGCCTACGAAACCGGCCGCGGCAGCGTGCGCGTGCGCGCCAAGTGGGAAATCGACAAGCTGGCGCGCGGCCAGTGGCGCGCCATCGTCACCGAACTGCCGCCCGGCTCCAGCGCGCAAAAAGTGCTGGCGGAGATTGAGGAAGCCACCAATCCCAAGCTCAAGGCCGGCAAGAAGCAGCTGTCGCAGGATCAGCAAAACCTGAAGAAGCTGATGCTGGACCTGCTGGACCGCGTGCGCGACGAATCCGACAGCGAAAACCCGGTGCGGCTGGTGTTCGAGCCCAAGTCCAGCCGCCAGGACCCGGACGAGTTCATGAACATCCTGCTGGCGCAGACCAGCCTGGAGGGCAACGCCTCGCTGAACCTGGTGATGATAGGCCTGGACGGCCGCCCGGGTCAGAAGGGCCTCAAGCCGATTTTGAGCGAATGGATAGACTTCCGCCGCGCTACTGTCACCCGCCGCCTGGCGCACCGCCTGGCCCAGGTGGACAAGCGCATCCACATCCTGGAAGGCCGGATGATCGCCTTCATCCACATCGATGAAGTGATCCGGGTGATCCGCGAGTCAGACGAGCCCAAGCCGGACCTGATCAAGGCCTTCGGCCTGACCGAGATCCAGGCCGAGGACATCCTGGAAATCCGCCTGCGCCAACTGGCGCGGCTGGAAGGCTTCAAGCTGGAGAAGGAGCTGTCCGAGCTGCGCGAGGAGCGCGAGGGCCTGCGCCACATCCTGGACACGCCGGACGCGCTCACCAAACTGATCCGCGACGAAATCCAGGCCGACGCCGCCAAATACGGCGACAAGCGCCGCAGCGAAATCAAGGCCGCCGAGCGCGCCGTGCTGACCCAAACCACCGCCGATGAGCCGGTGACGCTGATCCTGTCGCAAAAAGGCTGGATACGCGCCCGCGTCGGCCACAATCTGGAGCTGGAGACGCTGAGCTTCAAGGACGGCGACGCGCTGGCGGCGGCGGTGGAAACGCGCACCGTGTGGAACGCCATCGTGCTGGACCACAACGGCCGCGCCTACACCATAGACCCGGCCACCGTGCCTACCGGCCGCGGCGACGGCGTGCCCGTCGCCTCCCTGGTGGACCTGCAGGACGGCGCCAAGCCGGCGCAGCTGATCTCCGGCCCGGACGACGCCCGCTTTGTCGTCGCCGGCAGCGGCGGCTATGGCTTCATCGCCAAGATCGCCGACATGGCGGGCCGAGTGAAGGCCGGCAAGGCCTTCATCACCCTGGACGCGCAGGAAACCGTGCTGGAGCCGGTGCGCCTGCCCGCCGCGCCGCTGGATACGCTGCAACTGGTGGCCGCCAGCGACGCCGGCCGCCTGCTGGCCTTCCCGGCGGCGGAGCTGAAGGAGCTGGCCAAGGGCCGCGGCCTGATGCTGCTGGCGCTGGACGAGGGCGCGCGCATGACCGCCGTCGGCCTGGTGGCCGGCGACAAGGCGCTGCTGTCCACCACCTCCGTCCGCGGCAAGGTGGCGGATGAGAAGATCGCGCTGGAGGAGTTCGTCGCCAAGCGCGCCAAGAAGGGCAAGCTGATGCCCAAGAAATGGCTGGTCAGCGCCATCCGCGAGCTGCCGATGTGA
- a CDS encoding sensor histidine kinase — MKLTAQPQALSPRAALLFVNGFRAILLLVLFSLSLVRGDSGQPLIDGGPHFYLWSGVYLLLIGGWYALRQSRLGDTLQLTLAIAADIAMIVWLMAMNDGVRGGFGLLLLPYLAAAGLLSTGRYALFYAAIATLMLLGYAGWERLMGNASAVDLSFSALLSAAGFVTAIATWQLGRLARASEALAAQRGGEIANLNHLNELILQSQRDAVLVLDEDGHLRQFNLQAERYFSRLQHGQLLPELVPLVQRWRQNGYPALSTFVQHNVRGRQLVGRLVPVPVPEGQLRGVVLFMRDMADMAEEAKRVKLAALGRLTANIAHEIRNPLSAISHAGDLLAEDETDPARQRLLRIVQDNARRINGMVEDVLTLGRRDRVKTETIELRPFIAQQLEQFALVQPQSAGAIVCQLPEGCRLSFDRGHLAQVFGNLLANAWRHGSQSQGAVRIEAGSAENHLILRVTDDGPGVPEAEQSRLFEPFFTTESAGSGLGLYIARELAEANDARLEYTPPGGVFRLICRLAHD; from the coding sequence ATGAAACTGACAGCCCAGCCGCAAGCCCTGTCCCCGCGCGCCGCGCTGCTGTTCGTCAACGGCTTCCGCGCCATCTTGCTGCTGGTGCTGTTCTCGCTGTCTCTTGTCCGCGGCGACAGCGGCCAGCCGCTGATAGACGGCGGGCCGCACTTCTATTTGTGGAGCGGGGTCTACCTGCTGCTGATAGGCGGCTGGTACGCGCTGCGGCAAAGCCGCCTGGGCGACACGCTGCAGCTGACGCTGGCCATCGCCGCTGACATCGCCATGATCGTGTGGCTGATGGCGATGAACGATGGCGTGCGCGGCGGCTTCGGCCTCTTGCTGCTGCCCTATCTGGCCGCCGCCGGCCTCTTGTCCACCGGCCGCTACGCGCTGTTCTACGCCGCCATCGCCACCCTGATGTTGCTGGGCTACGCCGGCTGGGAAAGGCTGATGGGCAATGCGTCCGCGGTGGACCTGTCTTTCAGCGCCCTGCTATCCGCCGCCGGCTTCGTCACCGCCATCGCCACCTGGCAGCTGGGACGGCTGGCGCGCGCCTCGGAGGCGCTGGCGGCGCAACGCGGCGGCGAAATCGCCAACCTCAACCACCTGAACGAGCTGATTCTGCAAAGCCAGCGCGACGCGGTGCTGGTGCTGGACGAGGACGGCCACCTGCGCCAATTCAATCTGCAGGCCGAACGCTACTTCAGCCGGCTGCAACACGGCCAGCTGCTGCCGGAACTGGTGCCGCTGGTGCAGCGCTGGCGGCAAAACGGCTACCCGGCGCTGTCCACCTTTGTCCAGCACAATGTGCGCGGCCGCCAGCTGGTGGGGCGCCTGGTGCCGGTGCCCGTGCCGGAGGGCCAGCTGCGCGGCGTGGTGCTGTTCATGCGCGATATGGCGGACATGGCGGAAGAAGCCAAGCGCGTCAAACTGGCGGCGCTGGGCCGTCTCACCGCCAACATCGCCCACGAAATCCGCAATCCGCTGTCCGCCATCAGCCATGCCGGCGACCTGCTGGCAGAGGACGAAACCGACCCGGCGCGGCAGCGCCTGCTGCGCATCGTCCAGGACAACGCCCGCCGCATCAACGGCATGGTGGAGGACGTGCTGACCTTGGGCCGGCGCGACCGCGTCAAGACCGAAACCATAGAACTGCGGCCTTTCATCGCCCAGCAGCTGGAGCAGTTCGCGCTGGTGCAGCCGCAATCGGCCGGCGCCATCGTCTGCCAATTGCCGGAAGGCTGCCGCCTCAGCTTCGACCGCGGCCACCTGGCCCAGGTCTTCGGCAATCTGCTGGCCAATGCCTGGCGCCACGGCAGCCAAAGCCAGGGCGCGGTGCGCATCGAGGCCGGCAGCGCGGAAAACCATCTGATTCTGCGCGTGACGGATGACGGCCCCGGCGTGCCGGAAGCCGAGCAATCGCGCCTGTTCGAACCCTTTTTCACCACGGAAAGCGCCGGCAGCGGCCTGGGGCTGTACATCGCGCGCGAGCTGGCCGAGGCCAACGACGCGCGCCTGGAGTACACCCCGCCCGGCGGCGTGTTCCGGCTGATCTGCCGACTTGCCCATGACTAA
- a CDS encoding sigma-54-dependent transcriptional regulator, which yields MTKTPLRVLIVDDEPDIRELLELTLLKMGLAPVCAGSVAQAKTALATGRFDLALTDMRLPDGEGLEVVRHIGEAGLDLPVAVITAYGSADNAVLAMKAGAFDYLQKPVSLAQLRSLVKSALKVEAPSAKPAAQQRLLGESPAIQEVLRLVDKLARSQAAVYIGGESGTGKEQAARLIHELGPRAGKPFVAVNCGAIPESLMESEFFGYRKGAFTGADAERDGFFQQAQGGTLFLDEVADLPLAMQVKLLRAIQEKTVRKLGSAQEEAVDARIICATHQDLAAKVEDGGFRQDLYYRLNVLPLRMPPLRELREDIPLFAERLLQRFAGQGPAPQLTADARQALQDYAYPGNFRELENILERAVALAAAPALSREDLQLTPCAEYSPEPGSDEPLQDYLDRVEREAIVKALEATRYNRTQAAKRLGVTFRSLRYRMERLGVK from the coding sequence ATGACTAAAACCCCCCTGCGCGTATTGATCGTCGACGACGAACCGGACATCCGCGAGCTATTGGAGCTGACGCTGCTGAAAATGGGCCTGGCCCCGGTGTGCGCCGGCAGCGTGGCTCAGGCCAAAACGGCGCTGGCGACAGGCCGCTTCGACCTGGCCTTGACCGATATGCGGCTGCCGGACGGCGAAGGCCTGGAAGTGGTGCGCCACATCGGCGAGGCCGGGCTGGACCTGCCGGTGGCGGTGATCACCGCCTACGGCAGCGCCGACAACGCGGTGCTGGCGATGAAGGCCGGCGCTTTCGACTACCTGCAGAAGCCGGTCAGCCTGGCCCAGCTGCGCAGCCTGGTCAAATCCGCCCTGAAAGTGGAGGCCCCGTCCGCCAAGCCTGCTGCGCAACAGCGGCTGCTGGGCGAATCACCGGCCATCCAGGAGGTGCTGCGGCTGGTGGACAAGCTGGCGCGCAGCCAGGCGGCGGTGTATATCGGCGGCGAATCCGGCACCGGCAAGGAGCAGGCGGCGCGGCTGATCCACGAGCTGGGCCCGCGCGCCGGCAAGCCCTTTGTCGCTGTCAATTGCGGCGCCATCCCGGAAAGCCTGATGGAGAGCGAATTCTTCGGCTACCGCAAGGGCGCCTTCACCGGCGCCGACGCCGAACGCGACGGATTCTTCCAGCAGGCCCAGGGCGGCACGCTGTTCCTGGACGAGGTGGCGGACCTGCCGCTGGCCATGCAGGTGAAGCTGCTGCGCGCCATCCAGGAAAAAACCGTGCGCAAGCTGGGCAGCGCTCAAGAGGAAGCGGTGGACGCGCGCATCATCTGCGCCACCCACCAGGACCTGGCCGCCAAGGTGGAGGACGGCGGCTTCCGCCAGGACCTGTACTACCGCCTCAATGTGCTGCCGCTGCGCATGCCGCCGCTGCGCGAGCTGCGCGAAGACATCCCGCTGTTCGCCGAACGGCTGCTGCAACGCTTCGCTGGCCAGGGTCCGGCGCCGCAGCTCACCGCCGACGCCCGCCAGGCGCTGCAGGACTACGCCTATCCCGGCAACTTCCGCGAACTGGAAAATATATTAGAGCGCGCCGTGGCCCTGGCCGCCGCGCCCGCGCTATCGCGCGAAGACCTGCAACTGACGCCTTGCGCCGAATACAGCCCGGAGCCGGGCAGCGACGAACCGCTGCAAGACTACCTGGACCGCGTGGAGCGCGAAGCCATCGTCAAGGCGCTGGAAGCCACCCGTTACAACCGCACCCAGGCGGCCAAACGGCTGGGGGTGACGTTCCGGTCATTGCGGTATCGGATGGAGAGGTTGGGGGTGAAATAG